A section of the Labrus bergylta chromosome 21, fLabBer1.1, whole genome shotgun sequence genome encodes:
- the taco1 gene encoding translational activator of cytochrome c oxidase 1 gives MAGSVVRRALCSLRPQSLTAVPGRFLSPVEPVVPLAVQFPSWRSSPVRSLQLLCALCAGHNKWSKVKHIKGPKDEARGKMFMKFGMLIKIAVKEGGSNPEMNLNLAHILEQCRGKNMPKASVEAAIKSAEKAKPATQHMFEARGPGGCLLLIEVLTENNSRSQQDIRRLLNKNGGMLSDGARHNFNRRGVVVVPGQNLSMERALELAIEAGAEDVKETEDEEEQPILQFICDMTDLRKVRASLVELGMQITSAGLEFVPRTLSSLDQDQLNAASTLIEALTDSPDVVRVWDNIQADS, from the exons ATGGCGGGGTCTGTGGTGCGGAgggctctctgctctctgcgCCCCCAGTCACTGACAGCAGTCCCAGGGAGGTTTCTGTCCCCGGTGGAGCCCGTCGTCCCGCTGGCAGTGCAGTTTCCGTCGTGGAGGTCGTCTCCTGTCCGGTCGCTGCAGCTGCTCTGCGCCCTGTGTGCAGGACACAACAAATGGTCGAAGGTGAAACACATCAAGGGACCTAAAGACGAGGCGAGGGGCAAGATGTTTATGAAGTTTGGTATGCTGATTAAGATAGCTGTGAAGG AGGGAGGATCCAACCCTGAAATGAATTTAAACCTAGCCCACATACTGGAGCAGTGCAGAGGCAAGAACATGCCTAAAGCATCCGTAGAGGCTGCAATCAAGAGTGCG GAAAAAGCAAAACCAGCAACTCAGCACATGTTTGAAGCTCGGGGGCCTGGTGGGTGTTTGCTGCTCATCGAGGTCCTGACTGAAAACAACTCGCGCAGCCAACAAGATATCAGACGCCTGCTTAATAAGAATGG GGGGATGCTGTCAGACGGAGCCCGCCACAACTTCAATAGGAGGGGGGTGGTGGTTGTGCCGGGACAGAACCTGTCGATGGAGCGAGCCTTGGAGCTGGCCATTGAAGCTGGAGCTGAAGATGTTAAAGAgactgaggatgaagaggaacagCCCATCCTGCAG tttaTTTGCGACATGACAGACCTGAGGAAAGTGCGGGCCTCTTTGGTGGAGCTGGGGATGCAAATCACATCTGCAGGTTTGGAGTTTGTTCCTCGCACCCTCTCGTCTCTGGACCAGGACCAGTTGAATGCGGCTTCAACACTAATAGAAGCTCTGACTGACAGTCCAGATGTAGTTCGAGTCTGGGACAACATCCAGGCTGATAGCTGA
- the kcnh6b gene encoding potassium voltage-gated channel subfamily H member 6 isoform X1 yields MSDSELRKSGGPASMGPECRSPPTPRMELLSPSKVKDRSQNVTEKVTQVLSLESDVLPEYKLQVPEKTWWILLHYSPFKAFWDWIILLLVLYTAVFTPYSAAFLLDLRQRSCGYTCNPLNVADLMVDVLFIVDIVINLRTTYVDQNDEVVTQPSRIAKHYIKGWFPIDLFAAIPFDLLIFRSGSDEMATLTSLLKTARLLRLVRVARKLDRYSEYGAAVLFLLMCTFVLIAHWLACIWYAIGFVERPYTETGWLDNLAEQVGKLYNDSDSNSGPSDKDKYVTALYFTLSSLTSVGFGNVSPNTNSEKIFSICVMVIGSLMYASIFGNVAAIIQRLYSGTTRYHTQMLRVKEFIRFHQIPGSLRQRLEEYFQHAWSYTNGIDMNAVLKGFPESLQADICLHLNRSLLQNSKAFHGGSQACLRALGMRFKTVHAPPGDTLIHYGDILDSLFFISRGSIQVIRDDVVVALLEKNDIFGEPIHLYDEPGKSSSDVYTITYCDLHRIRRDDLLEVLDIYPSFADNFWRNLEITFDLRDAEQVPPIITTDDSGDDCGYRHKSRQRIHTMDYRIKPDGIDHEDSYPLQSYHCHHHHSTSQGHWDDHCSCGSQYSQSSEELAKPLAQSARVELCPSEDARQDYSPSVVQLLPPSGSTVGREAMMDQGQKVSSLNVPGMYQYWPDRHSQQFSSRSWRSSSVRNSYHPPPFTEERPSELESRLEILHSQLNRLETRMTADINVILQLLQRQIAPVPPAYSTVSSSTLSTDSPGLYGTGTPVMHSMYPISPIQMDSLAATQSSTQTHLKFNKKSQESLSSGIHVTLASDDTMFMTITPESETHTGSTHQLPQPSVKSPLMENPGLCGKLRYPSLPGNLDITSGLAEIQKHLSDPVLTIT; encoded by the exons ATGTCTGACTCAGAGCTTAGGAAGAGTGGGGGACCAGCCAGTATGGGCCCTGAATGCCGCTCTCCACCAACTCCCAGGATGGAGCTGCTCAGTCCCTCCAAGGTGAAGGACCGCTCTCAGAACGTCACAGAGAAGGTCACACAG GTACTTTCTTTGGAGTCTGATGTACTTCCTGAATACAAACTCCAGGTGCCTGAGAAAACATGGTGGATCTTGCTTCACTACAGCCCGTTCAAGGCATTTTGGGACTGGATTATTCTCCTTCTGGTCCTCTACACGGCGGTTTTCACCCCTTACTCAGCTGCCTTTCTCTTGGACTTGCGTCAAAGGAGTTGTGGCTACACATGTAACCCTCTGAATGTGGCGGATCTTATGGTGGACGTGCTATTTATTGTGGATATTGTCATCAACCTTCGTACAACGTATGTTGACCAAAATGACGAGGTGGTTACACAGCCGAGCAGGATAGCCAAGCACTATATCAAAGGCTGGTTCCCCATTGATCTGTTTGCAGCAATCCCTTTTGACCTCCTCATTTTCAGATCTGGCTCTGATGAG ATGGCGACCCTCACAAGCTTGCTGAAAACAGCCCGACTACTGCGATTGGTCCGTGTGGCAAGAAAGTTGGATAGATATTCTGAATATGGGGCTGCTGTTCTCTTCTTGCTTATGTGCACCTTTGTACTCATTGCCCATTGGCTTGCTTGCATTTGGTATGCCATTGGCTTTGTGGAGAGGCCATACACAGAGACTGGCTGGCTTGACAACTTGGCTGAACAAGTAGGAAAGTTATACAATGACAGTGATTCCAACTCGGGTCCATCAGACAAAGACAAGTATGTTACTGCTCTTTACTTCACTTTGAGCAGTTTGACAAGTGTTGGCTTTGGTAATGTCTCTCCGAACACCAACTCAGAGAAGATCTTCTCAATCTGCGTCATGGTAATCGGCT CACTCATGTATGCCAGCATATTTGGGAATGTGGCAGCTATCATCCAGCGACTGTATTCTGGAACAACTCGCTACCACACCCAGATGCTGAGAGTCAAAGAGTTCATCCGATTCCACCAAATCCCCGGTAGCCTTCGCCAACGGCTGGAGGAATACTTTCAGCATGCGTGGTCTTACACAAATGGCATTGACATGAATGCT GTCTTGAAGGGATTTCCAGAGTCTTTGCAGGCAGACATTTGTCTTCACTTGAACAGATCTCTGCTACAGAATAGCAAGGCTTTCCATGGAGGCAGTCAGGCTTGTCTGCGTGCCTTGGGAATGAGGTTCAAGACAGTCCATGCTCCTCCAGGAGATACTCTTATTCACTATGGGGATATCCTGGACTCGCTCTTCTTTATCTCTCGTGGTTCCATTCAGGTCATCAGAGATGATGTTGTGGTTGCCTTATTAG AAAAGAATGACATATTTGGGGAACCTATCCATTTGTATGATGAGCCAGGGAAGTCCAGTTCAGATGTCTACACCATCACCTACTGTGACTTGCATCGTATACGGAGGGACGACCTGCTGGAGGTCCTGGACATCTACCCAAGCTTTGCAGACAACTTCTGGAGGAACCTTGAGATTACGTTTGACCTGAGAGAT GCCGAACAAGTTCCACCAATAATAACAACGGATGATTCCGGCGATGACTGTGGGTATCGTCACAAGTCAAGACAGAGAATCCACACCATGGACTACCGAATCAAGCCAG ATGGAATTGATCATGAAGACTCCTACCCCCTTCAGTCCTACCATTGTCATCATCACCACTCAACCTCCCAAGGCCACTGGGATGACCATTGTAGCTGTGGATCCCAATATTCCCAGTCAAGTGAAGAACTGGCTAAGCCCCTTGCTCAAAGTGCCAGAGTCGAGCTTTGTCCTTCAGAAGATGCTAGACAGGACTACTCCCCCTCTGTAGTGCAGCTTCTACCCCCTAGTGGCAGCACAGTGGGCAGGGAAGCAATGATGGACCAAGGCCAAAAAG TTTCATCTTTGAATGTGCCGGGAATGTATCAATACTGGCCAGACCGACACTCACAACAGTTTTCCAGTCGTTCCTGGCGATCTTCCTCCGTACGCAACTCATACCATCCCCCACCTTTCACAGAAGAACGGCCCAGTGAGCTGGAGTCACGACTTGAGATTTTACATTCACAGCTCAACAG ACTGGAGACTCGTATGACAGCAGACATCAATGTTATACTCCAGCTTCTCCAAAGGCAGATAGCTCCTGTACCCCCTGCCTACAGCACTGTATCATCCAGTACCCTGTCGACAGACTCTCCTGGTTTGTATGGGACTGGGACACCAGTGATGCACAGCATGTACCCCATTTCCCCCATACAGATGGACAGTCTAGCAGCAACACAG AGCTCTACACAGACTCACCTGAAATTCAACAAGAAGTCCCAGGAGTCATTGTCCAGTGGAATCCATGTGACTTTGGCGTCAGACGACACAATGTTCATGACCATCACCCCAGAAAGTGAGACTCATACAGGGTCGACTCATCAGCTACCCCAGCCATCAGTAAAATCCCCCCTAATGGAAAACCCTGGGCTCTGTGGCAAACTCCGCTACCCATCACTGCCAGGAAACCTGGACATTACATCAGGACTGGCTGAGATCCAGAAACACCTCTCCGACCCTGTGCTGACTATCACCTGA
- the kcnh6b gene encoding potassium voltage-gated channel subfamily H member 6 isoform X2, with protein sequence MSDSELRKSGGPASMGPECRSPPTPRMELLSPSKVLSLESDVLPEYKLQVPEKTWWILLHYSPFKAFWDWIILLLVLYTAVFTPYSAAFLLDLRQRSCGYTCNPLNVADLMVDVLFIVDIVINLRTTYVDQNDEVVTQPSRIAKHYIKGWFPIDLFAAIPFDLLIFRSGSDEMATLTSLLKTARLLRLVRVARKLDRYSEYGAAVLFLLMCTFVLIAHWLACIWYAIGFVERPYTETGWLDNLAEQVGKLYNDSDSNSGPSDKDKYVTALYFTLSSLTSVGFGNVSPNTNSEKIFSICVMVIGSLMYASIFGNVAAIIQRLYSGTTRYHTQMLRVKEFIRFHQIPGSLRQRLEEYFQHAWSYTNGIDMNAVLKGFPESLQADICLHLNRSLLQNSKAFHGGSQACLRALGMRFKTVHAPPGDTLIHYGDILDSLFFISRGSIQVIRDDVVVALLEKNDIFGEPIHLYDEPGKSSSDVYTITYCDLHRIRRDDLLEVLDIYPSFADNFWRNLEITFDLRDAEQVPPIITTDDSGDDCGYRHKSRQRIHTMDYRIKPDGIDHEDSYPLQSYHCHHHHSTSQGHWDDHCSCGSQYSQSSEELAKPLAQSARVELCPSEDARQDYSPSVVQLLPPSGSTVGREAMMDQGQKVSSLNVPGMYQYWPDRHSQQFSSRSWRSSSVRNSYHPPPFTEERPSELESRLEILHSQLNRLETRMTADINVILQLLQRQIAPVPPAYSTVSSSTLSTDSPGLYGTGTPVMHSMYPISPIQMDSLAATQSSTQTHLKFNKKSQESLSSGIHVTLASDDTMFMTITPESETHTGSTHQLPQPSVKSPLMENPGLCGKLRYPSLPGNLDITSGLAEIQKHLSDPVLTIT encoded by the exons ATGTCTGACTCAGAGCTTAGGAAGAGTGGGGGACCAGCCAGTATGGGCCCTGAATGCCGCTCTCCACCAACTCCCAGGATGGAGCTGCTCAGTCCCTCCAAG GTACTTTCTTTGGAGTCTGATGTACTTCCTGAATACAAACTCCAGGTGCCTGAGAAAACATGGTGGATCTTGCTTCACTACAGCCCGTTCAAGGCATTTTGGGACTGGATTATTCTCCTTCTGGTCCTCTACACGGCGGTTTTCACCCCTTACTCAGCTGCCTTTCTCTTGGACTTGCGTCAAAGGAGTTGTGGCTACACATGTAACCCTCTGAATGTGGCGGATCTTATGGTGGACGTGCTATTTATTGTGGATATTGTCATCAACCTTCGTACAACGTATGTTGACCAAAATGACGAGGTGGTTACACAGCCGAGCAGGATAGCCAAGCACTATATCAAAGGCTGGTTCCCCATTGATCTGTTTGCAGCAATCCCTTTTGACCTCCTCATTTTCAGATCTGGCTCTGATGAG ATGGCGACCCTCACAAGCTTGCTGAAAACAGCCCGACTACTGCGATTGGTCCGTGTGGCAAGAAAGTTGGATAGATATTCTGAATATGGGGCTGCTGTTCTCTTCTTGCTTATGTGCACCTTTGTACTCATTGCCCATTGGCTTGCTTGCATTTGGTATGCCATTGGCTTTGTGGAGAGGCCATACACAGAGACTGGCTGGCTTGACAACTTGGCTGAACAAGTAGGAAAGTTATACAATGACAGTGATTCCAACTCGGGTCCATCAGACAAAGACAAGTATGTTACTGCTCTTTACTTCACTTTGAGCAGTTTGACAAGTGTTGGCTTTGGTAATGTCTCTCCGAACACCAACTCAGAGAAGATCTTCTCAATCTGCGTCATGGTAATCGGCT CACTCATGTATGCCAGCATATTTGGGAATGTGGCAGCTATCATCCAGCGACTGTATTCTGGAACAACTCGCTACCACACCCAGATGCTGAGAGTCAAAGAGTTCATCCGATTCCACCAAATCCCCGGTAGCCTTCGCCAACGGCTGGAGGAATACTTTCAGCATGCGTGGTCTTACACAAATGGCATTGACATGAATGCT GTCTTGAAGGGATTTCCAGAGTCTTTGCAGGCAGACATTTGTCTTCACTTGAACAGATCTCTGCTACAGAATAGCAAGGCTTTCCATGGAGGCAGTCAGGCTTGTCTGCGTGCCTTGGGAATGAGGTTCAAGACAGTCCATGCTCCTCCAGGAGATACTCTTATTCACTATGGGGATATCCTGGACTCGCTCTTCTTTATCTCTCGTGGTTCCATTCAGGTCATCAGAGATGATGTTGTGGTTGCCTTATTAG AAAAGAATGACATATTTGGGGAACCTATCCATTTGTATGATGAGCCAGGGAAGTCCAGTTCAGATGTCTACACCATCACCTACTGTGACTTGCATCGTATACGGAGGGACGACCTGCTGGAGGTCCTGGACATCTACCCAAGCTTTGCAGACAACTTCTGGAGGAACCTTGAGATTACGTTTGACCTGAGAGAT GCCGAACAAGTTCCACCAATAATAACAACGGATGATTCCGGCGATGACTGTGGGTATCGTCACAAGTCAAGACAGAGAATCCACACCATGGACTACCGAATCAAGCCAG ATGGAATTGATCATGAAGACTCCTACCCCCTTCAGTCCTACCATTGTCATCATCACCACTCAACCTCCCAAGGCCACTGGGATGACCATTGTAGCTGTGGATCCCAATATTCCCAGTCAAGTGAAGAACTGGCTAAGCCCCTTGCTCAAAGTGCCAGAGTCGAGCTTTGTCCTTCAGAAGATGCTAGACAGGACTACTCCCCCTCTGTAGTGCAGCTTCTACCCCCTAGTGGCAGCACAGTGGGCAGGGAAGCAATGATGGACCAAGGCCAAAAAG TTTCATCTTTGAATGTGCCGGGAATGTATCAATACTGGCCAGACCGACACTCACAACAGTTTTCCAGTCGTTCCTGGCGATCTTCCTCCGTACGCAACTCATACCATCCCCCACCTTTCACAGAAGAACGGCCCAGTGAGCTGGAGTCACGACTTGAGATTTTACATTCACAGCTCAACAG ACTGGAGACTCGTATGACAGCAGACATCAATGTTATACTCCAGCTTCTCCAAAGGCAGATAGCTCCTGTACCCCCTGCCTACAGCACTGTATCATCCAGTACCCTGTCGACAGACTCTCCTGGTTTGTATGGGACTGGGACACCAGTGATGCACAGCATGTACCCCATTTCCCCCATACAGATGGACAGTCTAGCAGCAACACAG AGCTCTACACAGACTCACCTGAAATTCAACAAGAAGTCCCAGGAGTCATTGTCCAGTGGAATCCATGTGACTTTGGCGTCAGACGACACAATGTTCATGACCATCACCCCAGAAAGTGAGACTCATACAGGGTCGACTCATCAGCTACCCCAGCCATCAGTAAAATCCCCCCTAATGGAAAACCCTGGGCTCTGTGGCAAACTCCGCTACCCATCACTGCCAGGAAACCTGGACATTACATCAGGACTGGCTGAGATCCAGAAACACCTCTCCGACCCTGTGCTGACTATCACCTGA